A stretch of Equus caballus isolate H_3958 breed thoroughbred chromosome 11, TB-T2T, whole genome shotgun sequence DNA encodes these proteins:
- the MINK1 gene encoding misshapen-like kinase 1 isoform X23 gives MGDPAPARSLDDIDLSALRDPAGIFELVEVVGNGTYGQVYKGRHVKTGQLAAIKVMDVTEDEEEEIKQEINMLKKYSHHRNIATYYGAFIKKSPPGNDDQLWLVMEFCGAGSVTDLVKNTKGNALKEDCIAYICREILRGLAHLHAHKVIHRDIKGQNVLLTENAEVKLVDFGVSAQLDRTVGRRNTFIGTPYWMAPEVIACDENPDATYDYRSDIWSLGITAIEMAEGAPPLCDMHPMRALFLIPRNPPPRLKSKKWSKKFIDFIDTCLIKTYLSRPPTEQLLKFPFIRDQPTERQVRIQLKDHIDRSRKKRGEKEETEYEYSGSEEEDDSHGEEGEPSSIMNVPGESTLRREFLRLQQENKSNSEALKQQQQQQLQQQQQRDPEAHIKHLLHQRQRRIEEQKEERRRVEEQQRREREQRKLQEKEQQRRLEDMQALRREEERRQAEREQEYKRKQLEEQRQSERLQRQLQQEHAYLKSLQQQQQQQQLQKQQQQQQQQILPGDRKPLYHYGRGINPADKPAWAREVEERTRMNKQQNSPLAKTKPSSTGPEPPVPQASPGPPGPLSQTPPMQRPVEPQEGPHKSLQDQPTRNLAAFPASHDPDPAVPTPTATPSARGAVIRQNSDPTSEGPGPSPNPPAWVRPDNEAPPKVPQRTSSIATALNTSGAGGSRPAQAVRARPRSNSAWQIYLQRRAERGTPKPPGPPAQPPGPPNACSNPDLRRSDPGWERSDSVLPASHGHLPQAGSLERNRVGASSKLDSSPVLSPGNKAKPDDHRSRPGRPADFVLLKERTMDEAPRPPKKAMDYSSSSEEVESSEDEEEESNGEPSEGSRDTPGARSDGDTDSVSTMVVHDVEEIAGTQTPYGGGTMVVQRTPEEERSLLHADSNGYTNLPDVVQPSHSPTESSRGQSPPSKEGGGDYQSRGLVKAPGKSSFTMFVDLGIYQPGGSGDTIPITALVGGEGSRLDQLQYDVRKGSVVNVNPTNTRAHSETPEIRKYKKRFNSEILCAALWGVNLLVGTENGLMLLDRSGQGKVYGLIGRRRFQQMDVLEGLNLLITISGKRNKLRVYYLSWLRNKILHNDPEVEKKQGWTTVGDMEGCGHYRVVKYERIKFLVIALKNSVEVYAWAPKPYHKFMAFKSFADLPHRPLLVDLTVEEGQRLKVIYGSSAGFHAVDVDSGNSYDIYIPVHVLLVGCGQSGNTSLGPRRGNSSLPSPPQIQSQITPHAIIFLPNTDGMEMLLCYEDEGVYVNTYGRIIKDVVLQWGEMPTSVAYICSNQIMGWGEKAIEIRSVETGHLDGVFMHKRAQRLKFLCERNDKVFFASVRSGGSSQVYFMTLNRNCIMNW, from the exons GACCCTGCTGGAATCTTTGAACTGGTGGAGGTGGTCGGCAATGGAACCTACGGACAGGTGTACAAG GGTCGGCATGTCAAGACTGGGCAGCTGGCTGCCATCAAGGTCATGGATGTCACGGAG gatgaggaggaggagatcaAACAGGAGATCAACATGTTGAAAAAATATTCTCACCACCGCAACATTGCCACCTACTATGGGGCTTTTATCAAGAAGAGCCCCCCTGGAAACGACGACCAGCTCTGG CTGGTGATGGAGTTCTGTGGTGCTGGCTCTGTGACGGACCTGGTAAAGAACACCAAAGGAAACGCCCTGAAGGAGGACTGCATCGCCTACATCTGCAGGGAGATTCTCCGG GGTCTGGCCCACCTCCACGCCCACAAGGTGATCCACCGAGACATCAAGGGGCAGAACGTCCTGCTGACAGAGAATGCTGAGGTCAAGCTAG TGGATTTTGGGGTGAGTGCTCAGCTGGACCGCACCGTGGGCAGGCGGAACACTTTCATTGGGACCCCCTACTGGATGGCCCCGGAGGTCATCGCCTGTGATGAGAACCCCGATGCCACCTACGATTACAGG AGTGACATTTGGTCCCTAGGAATCACAGCCATCGAGATGGCAGAGGGAGCCCCCC CTCTGTGTGACATGCACCCTATGCGAGCCCTCTTCCTCATCCCTCGGAACCCACCACCCAGACTCAAGTCTAAGAAATG GTCTAAGAAGTTCATCGACTTCATTGACACATGTCTCATCAAGACATACCTGAGCCGCCCACCGACAGAGCAGCTGCTGAAGTTCCCCTTCATCCGCGACCAGCCCACGGAGCGGCAGGTCCGCATCCAGCTCAAGGACCACATCGACCGATCCCGGAAGAAACGAGGCGAGAAGG AGGAGACAGAATACGAGTACAGCGGCAGCGAAGAGGAAGATGACAGCcatggagaggaaggagagccAAG CTCCATCATGAACGTGCCCGGGGAGTCGACCCTGCGCAGGGAATTTCTCCGGCTCCAGCAGGAGAATAAGAGCAATTCAGAGGCtctaaagcagcagcagcagcagcagctgcagcagcagcaacagcgaGACCCCGAGGCGCACATCAAACACCTCCTGCACCAGCGGCAGCGCCGCATCGAGGAGCAGAAGGAGGAGCGGCGGCGCGTCGAGGAG CAACAGCGGCGGGAGCGGGAGCAGCGGAAGCTGCAGGAGAAGGAGCAGCAGCGGCGGCTGGAGGACATGCAGGCCCTGCGGCGTGAGGAGGAGCGGCGGCAGGCCGAGCGGGAGCAG GAATACAAGCGGAAGCAGCTGGAAGAGCAGCGGCAGTCAGAGCGTCTCCAGAGGCAGCTGCAGCAGGAGCATGCCTACCTCAAGtccctgcagcagcagcagcagcagcagcaacttcagaagcagcagcagcagcagcagcagcaaatccTGCCCGGGGACAGGAAGCCCCTGTATCATTATGGTCGGGGCATTAACCCCGCTGACAAACCAGCCTGGGCCCGAGAG GTAGAAGAGAGGACGAGGATGAACAAACAGCAGAACTCTCCCTTGGCCAAGACCAAGCCAAGCAGCACAGGGCCTGAGCCCCCTGTCCCCCAGGCCTCCCCTGGGCCCCCAGGACCCCTGTCCCAAACTCCTCCTATGCAGAGGCCGGTGGAGCCCCAGGAGGGACCACACAAG TCCCTGCAGGACCAGCCCACCAGAAACCTGGCTGCCTTCCCAGCCTCTCACGACCCCGACCCTGCTGTCCCCACACCCACCGCCACGCCCAGCGCCCGAGGAGCTGTCATCCGCCAGAATTCAGACCCCACCTCCGAAGGGCCTGGCCCCAGCCCGAACCCCCCAGCCTGGGTCCGGCCAGATAATGAGGCCCCACCCAAG gTGCCTCAGAGGACCTCATCTATTGCCACTGCCCTTAACACCAGTGGGGCCGGAGGGTCCCGGCCAGCTCAGGCTGTCCGTGCCAG ACCTCGCAGCAACTCCGCCTGGCAAATCTATCTGCAAAGGCGGGCAGAGCGGGGAACCCCCAAGCCTCCAGGGCCCCCTGCTCAGCCCCCTGGCCCGCCCAACGCCTGTAG TAACCCCGACCTCAGGAGGAGTGACCCTGGCTGGGAGCGATCAGACAGTGTCCTCCCAGCCTCTCATGGGCACCTCCCCCAGGCTGGTTCACTGGAGCGGAACCGTGTGGGAG CTTCCTCCAAACTGGACAGCTCCCCAGTGCTCTCCCCTGGGAACAAAGCCAAGCCTGATGACCACCGCTCACGGCCAGGCCGGCCTGCA GATTTTGTGTTGCTGAAAGAGCGGACCATGGACGAGGCCCCCCGGCCTCCCAAGAAGGCCATGGACTACTCTTCATCCAGTGAGGAAGTGGAGAGCAgtgaggacgaggaggaggaaaGCAACGGCGAACCATCAGAGGGGAGCAGAGATACCCCTGGGGCCCG CAGCGATGGAGACACAGACAGCGTCAGCACCATGGTGGTCCACGACGTGGAGGAGATAGCCGGGACCCAGACCCCCTATGGGGGCGGGACTATGGTGGTCCAGCGT ACTCCTGAAGAGGAGCGAAGCCTGCTGCACGCCGACAGCAACGGTTACACAAACCTGCCGGATGTGGTCCAGCCCAGCCACTCACCCACCGAGAGCAGCAGAGGTCAAAGCCCCCCCTCAAAGGAGGGAGGCGGCGAC TACCAGTCTCGAGGGCTTGTAAAGGCCCCTGGCAAGAGCTCCTTCACGATGTTTGTGGACCTAGGGATCTACCAGCCTGGAGGCAGTGGGGACACCATCCCTATCACAG CCCTAGTGGGTGGAGAGGGCAGTCGGCTCGATCAGCTACAATATGATGTGCGGAAAGGCTCTGTGGTCAACGTGAACCCCACCAATACCCGGGCCCACAGTGAAACCCCCGAGATTCGGAAGTACAAGAAGCGCTTCAATTCCGAGATCCTCTGTGCAGCCCTTTGGG GGGTCAACCTGCTGGTGGGCACCGAGAACGGGCTGATGTTGCTGGACCGAAGTGGGCAGGGCAAGGTGTATGGACTCATCGGGCGGCGACGCTTCCAGCAAATGGATGTGCTGGAAGGACTCAACTTGCTCATCACCATCTCAG ggaaaaggaacaaactgcGGGTGTATTACCTGTCCTGGCTCCGGAACAAGATTCTGCACAATGACCCAGAAGTGGAGAAGAAGCAGGGCTGGACCACCGTGGGGGACATGGAGGGCTGCGGGCACTACCGCGTTG TGAAATATGAACGCATTAAGTTCCTGGTCATCGCCCTGAAGAACTCCGTGGAGGTGTATGCCTGGGCCCCCAAACCCTACCACAAATTCATGGCCTTCAAG tCCTTCGCTGACCTCCCTCACCGCCCTCTGCTGGTTGACTTGACCGTAGAGGAGGGACAGCGGCTCAAGGTCATCTATGGCTCCAGTGCTGGCTTCCATGCTGTGGATGTTGACTCGGGGAACAGCTATGACATCTACATCCCTGTGCATGTACTTTTGGTGGGCTGTGGGCAGAGTGGGAACACCAGTCTGGGCCCCAGACGTGGGAACTCCAgcctgccttctcctccccagATCCAGAGCCAGATCACACCCCATGCCATCATCTTCCTCCCCAACACCGATGGCATGGAGATGCTACTGTGCTATGAGGACGAGGGCGTCTACGTCAACACATATGGGCGGATCATTAAGGATGTGGTGCTGCAGTGGGGGGAGATGCCCACTTCTGTGG CCTACATCTGCTCCAACCAGATAATGGGCTGGGGTGAGAAAGCCATTGAGATCCGCTCCGTGGAGACGGGCCACCTGGATGGGGTCTTCATGCACAAACGAGCCCAGAGGCTCAAGTTCCTGTGTGAGCGGAATGACAAG GTGTTTTTTGCCTCAGTCCGCTCCGGGGGCAGCAGCCAAGTTTACTTCATGACTCTGAACCGTAACTGCATCATGAACTGGTGA
- the MINK1 gene encoding misshapen-like kinase 1 isoform X33, producing MGDPAPARSLDDIDLSALRDPAGIFELVEVVGNGTYGQVYKGRHVKTGQLAAIKVMDVTEDEEEEIKQEINMLKKYSHHRNIATYYGAFIKKSPPGNDDQLWLVMEFCGAGSVTDLVKNTKGNALKEDCIAYICREILRGLAHLHAHKVIHRDIKGQNVLLTENAEVKLVDFGVSAQLDRTVGRRNTFIGTPYWMAPEVIACDENPDATYDYRSDIWSLGITAIEMAEGAPPLCDMHPMRALFLIPRNPPPRLKSKKWSKKFIDFIDTCLIKTYLSRPPTEQLLKFPFIRDQPTERQVRIQLKDHIDRSRKKRGEKEETEYEYSGSEEEDDSHGEEGEPSSIMNVPGESTLRREFLRLQQENKSNSEALKQQQQQQLQQQQQRDPEAHIKHLLHQRQRRIEEQKEERRRVEEQQRREREQRKLQEKEQQRRLEDMQALRREEERRQAEREQEYIRHRLEEEQRQLEILQQQLLQEQALLLEYKRKQLEEQRQSERLQRQLQQEHAYLKSLQQQQQQQQLQKQQQQQQQQILPGDRKPLYHYGRGINPADKPAWAREVEERTRMNKQQNSPLAKTKPSSTGPEPPVPQASPGPPGPLSQTPPMQRPVEPQEGPHKSLVAHRVPLKPYAAPVPRSQSLQDQPTRNLAAFPASHDPDPAVPTPTATPSARGAVIRQNSDPTSEGPGPSPNPPAWVRPDNEAPPKVPQRTSSIATALNTSGAGGSRPAQAVRASNPDLRRSDPGWERSDSVLPASHGHLPQAGSLERNRVGASSKLDSSPVLSPGNKAKPDDHRSRPGRPADFVLLKERTMDEAPRPPKKAMDYSSSSEEVESSEDEEEESNGEPSEGSRDTPGARDGDTDSVSTMVVHDVEEIAGTQTPYGGGTMVVQRTPEEERSLLHADSNGYTNLPDVVQPSHSPTESSRGQSPPSKEGGGDYQSRGLVKAPGKSSFTMFVDLGIYQPGGSGDTIPITALVGGEGSRLDQLQYDVRKGSVVNVNPTNTRAHSETPEIRKYKKRFNSEILCAALWGVNLLVGTENGLMLLDRSGQGKVYGLIGRRRFQQMDVLEGLNLLITISGKRNKLRVYYLSWLRNKILHNDPEVEKKQGWTTVGDMEGCGHYRVVKYERIKFLVIALKNSVEVYAWAPKPYHKFMAFKSFADLPHRPLLVDLTVEEGQRLKVIYGSSAGFHAVDVDSGNSYDIYIPVHIQSQITPHAIIFLPNTDGMEMLLCYEDEGVYVNTYGRIIKDVVLQWGEMPTSVAYICSNQIMGWGEKAIEIRSVETGHLDGVFMHKRAQRLKFLCERNDKVFFASVRSGGSSQVYFMTLNRNCIMNW from the exons GACCCTGCTGGAATCTTTGAACTGGTGGAGGTGGTCGGCAATGGAACCTACGGACAGGTGTACAAG GGTCGGCATGTCAAGACTGGGCAGCTGGCTGCCATCAAGGTCATGGATGTCACGGAG gatgaggaggaggagatcaAACAGGAGATCAACATGTTGAAAAAATATTCTCACCACCGCAACATTGCCACCTACTATGGGGCTTTTATCAAGAAGAGCCCCCCTGGAAACGACGACCAGCTCTGG CTGGTGATGGAGTTCTGTGGTGCTGGCTCTGTGACGGACCTGGTAAAGAACACCAAAGGAAACGCCCTGAAGGAGGACTGCATCGCCTACATCTGCAGGGAGATTCTCCGG GGTCTGGCCCACCTCCACGCCCACAAGGTGATCCACCGAGACATCAAGGGGCAGAACGTCCTGCTGACAGAGAATGCTGAGGTCAAGCTAG TGGATTTTGGGGTGAGTGCTCAGCTGGACCGCACCGTGGGCAGGCGGAACACTTTCATTGGGACCCCCTACTGGATGGCCCCGGAGGTCATCGCCTGTGATGAGAACCCCGATGCCACCTACGATTACAGG AGTGACATTTGGTCCCTAGGAATCACAGCCATCGAGATGGCAGAGGGAGCCCCCC CTCTGTGTGACATGCACCCTATGCGAGCCCTCTTCCTCATCCCTCGGAACCCACCACCCAGACTCAAGTCTAAGAAATG GTCTAAGAAGTTCATCGACTTCATTGACACATGTCTCATCAAGACATACCTGAGCCGCCCACCGACAGAGCAGCTGCTGAAGTTCCCCTTCATCCGCGACCAGCCCACGGAGCGGCAGGTCCGCATCCAGCTCAAGGACCACATCGACCGATCCCGGAAGAAACGAGGCGAGAAGG AGGAGACAGAATACGAGTACAGCGGCAGCGAAGAGGAAGATGACAGCcatggagaggaaggagagccAAG CTCCATCATGAACGTGCCCGGGGAGTCGACCCTGCGCAGGGAATTTCTCCGGCTCCAGCAGGAGAATAAGAGCAATTCAGAGGCtctaaagcagcagcagcagcagcagctgcagcagcagcaacagcgaGACCCCGAGGCGCACATCAAACACCTCCTGCACCAGCGGCAGCGCCGCATCGAGGAGCAGAAGGAGGAGCGGCGGCGCGTCGAGGAG CAACAGCGGCGGGAGCGGGAGCAGCGGAAGCTGCAGGAGAAGGAGCAGCAGCGGCGGCTGGAGGACATGCAGGCCCTGCGGCGTGAGGAGGAGCGGCGGCAGGCCGAGCGGGAGCAG GAATATATCCGTCACAGGCTAGAGGAGGAGCAGCGACAGCTCGAGATCCTTCAGCAACAGCTGCTCCAGGAACAGGCCCTACTGCTG GAATACAAGCGGAAGCAGCTGGAAGAGCAGCGGCAGTCAGAGCGTCTCCAGAGGCAGCTGCAGCAGGAGCATGCCTACCTCAAGtccctgcagcagcagcagcagcagcagcaacttcagaagcagcagcagcagcagcagcagcaaatccTGCCCGGGGACAGGAAGCCCCTGTATCATTATGGTCGGGGCATTAACCCCGCTGACAAACCAGCCTGGGCCCGAGAG GTAGAAGAGAGGACGAGGATGAACAAACAGCAGAACTCTCCCTTGGCCAAGACCAAGCCAAGCAGCACAGGGCCTGAGCCCCCTGTCCCCCAGGCCTCCCCTGGGCCCCCAGGACCCCTGTCCCAAACTCCTCCTATGCAGAGGCCGGTGGAGCCCCAGGAGGGACCACACAAG AGCCTGGTGGCACACCGGGTCCCACTGAAGCCATATGCAGCGCCTGTACCCCGATCCCAGTCCCTGCAGGACCAGCCCACCAGAAACCTGGCTGCCTTCCCAGCCTCTCACGACCCCGACCCTGCTGTCCCCACACCCACCGCCACGCCCAGCGCCCGAGGAGCTGTCATCCGCCAGAATTCAGACCCCACCTCCGAAGGGCCTGGCCCCAGCCCGAACCCCCCAGCCTGGGTCCGGCCAGATAATGAGGCCCCACCCAAG gTGCCTCAGAGGACCTCATCTATTGCCACTGCCCTTAACACCAGTGGGGCCGGAGGGTCCCGGCCAGCTCAGGCTGTCCGTGCCAG TAACCCCGACCTCAGGAGGAGTGACCCTGGCTGGGAGCGATCAGACAGTGTCCTCCCAGCCTCTCATGGGCACCTCCCCCAGGCTGGTTCACTGGAGCGGAACCGTGTGGGAG CTTCCTCCAAACTGGACAGCTCCCCAGTGCTCTCCCCTGGGAACAAAGCCAAGCCTGATGACCACCGCTCACGGCCAGGCCGGCCTGCA GATTTTGTGTTGCTGAAAGAGCGGACCATGGACGAGGCCCCCCGGCCTCCCAAGAAGGCCATGGACTACTCTTCATCCAGTGAGGAAGTGGAGAGCAgtgaggacgaggaggaggaaaGCAACGGCGAACCATCAGAGGGGAGCAGAGATACCCCTGGGGCCCG CGATGGAGACACAGACAGCGTCAGCACCATGGTGGTCCACGACGTGGAGGAGATAGCCGGGACCCAGACCCCCTATGGGGGCGGGACTATGGTGGTCCAGCGT ACTCCTGAAGAGGAGCGAAGCCTGCTGCACGCCGACAGCAACGGTTACACAAACCTGCCGGATGTGGTCCAGCCCAGCCACTCACCCACCGAGAGCAGCAGAGGTCAAAGCCCCCCCTCAAAGGAGGGAGGCGGCGAC TACCAGTCTCGAGGGCTTGTAAAGGCCCCTGGCAAGAGCTCCTTCACGATGTTTGTGGACCTAGGGATCTACCAGCCTGGAGGCAGTGGGGACACCATCCCTATCACAG CCCTAGTGGGTGGAGAGGGCAGTCGGCTCGATCAGCTACAATATGATGTGCGGAAAGGCTCTGTGGTCAACGTGAACCCCACCAATACCCGGGCCCACAGTGAAACCCCCGAGATTCGGAAGTACAAGAAGCGCTTCAATTCCGAGATCCTCTGTGCAGCCCTTTGGG GGGTCAACCTGCTGGTGGGCACCGAGAACGGGCTGATGTTGCTGGACCGAAGTGGGCAGGGCAAGGTGTATGGACTCATCGGGCGGCGACGCTTCCAGCAAATGGATGTGCTGGAAGGACTCAACTTGCTCATCACCATCTCAG ggaaaaggaacaaactgcGGGTGTATTACCTGTCCTGGCTCCGGAACAAGATTCTGCACAATGACCCAGAAGTGGAGAAGAAGCAGGGCTGGACCACCGTGGGGGACATGGAGGGCTGCGGGCACTACCGCGTTG TGAAATATGAACGCATTAAGTTCCTGGTCATCGCCCTGAAGAACTCCGTGGAGGTGTATGCCTGGGCCCCCAAACCCTACCACAAATTCATGGCCTTCAAG tCCTTCGCTGACCTCCCTCACCGCCCTCTGCTGGTTGACTTGACCGTAGAGGAGGGACAGCGGCTCAAGGTCATCTATGGCTCCAGTGCTGGCTTCCATGCTGTGGATGTTGACTCGGGGAACAGCTATGACATCTACATCCCTGTGCAT ATCCAGAGCCAGATCACACCCCATGCCATCATCTTCCTCCCCAACACCGATGGCATGGAGATGCTACTGTGCTATGAGGACGAGGGCGTCTACGTCAACACATATGGGCGGATCATTAAGGATGTGGTGCTGCAGTGGGGGGAGATGCCCACTTCTGTGG CCTACATCTGCTCCAACCAGATAATGGGCTGGGGTGAGAAAGCCATTGAGATCCGCTCCGTGGAGACGGGCCACCTGGATGGGGTCTTCATGCACAAACGAGCCCAGAGGCTCAAGTTCCTGTGTGAGCGGAATGACAAG GTGTTTTTTGCCTCAGTCCGCTCCGGGGGCAGCAGCCAAGTTTACTTCATGACTCTGAACCGTAACTGCATCATGAACTGGTGA